A single region of the Enterobacter cloacae complex sp. R_G8 genome encodes:
- a CDS encoding alpha/beta fold hydrolase has translation MKSYAVTANGIRQFVVEEGEGAPVILLHGFPETNYAWRHQIPVLSRHYRVIAPDLRGYGETDKPASGYDKRNMARDIRELMRVLGLEKVVLVGHDRGARVTTRFAKDYPELLDRLVVMDNVPTRIVARDLNASIARAYWFFLFHLVPDLPEALIAGREGIWLRHFFSDWTYDPSTISGEAFDTYVRAYQAPGAVRGAMADYRANAEDVAQDLADADVKITCPVMSLWGNDFHAVGKLFDMQSVWAEMADNLRAYGIDECGHLPQEEQPEKVNALLLDFLGGWKG, from the coding sequence ATGAAAAGTTACGCTGTAACGGCAAACGGTATCCGTCAGTTTGTGGTCGAAGAGGGTGAAGGCGCGCCGGTTATCCTTCTGCATGGTTTTCCAGAAACAAACTACGCCTGGCGCCACCAGATACCGGTTTTATCACGCCACTATCGCGTGATTGCGCCCGATCTCCGCGGGTATGGGGAAACGGATAAACCCGCATCCGGTTATGATAAACGGAACATGGCGCGTGACATCCGTGAACTGATGCGCGTGCTGGGTCTGGAGAAAGTGGTGCTGGTGGGGCACGATCGCGGGGCGCGGGTGACGACCCGCTTTGCGAAAGATTATCCCGAGTTACTCGACCGCCTGGTGGTGATGGATAACGTGCCCACGCGCATTGTGGCGCGCGATCTGAATGCTTCGATTGCGCGTGCATACTGGTTCTTCCTGTTTCATCTGGTGCCCGACCTGCCGGAAGCCCTGATTGCGGGGCGAGAAGGCATATGGCTGCGCCACTTTTTCTCGGACTGGACCTACGACCCGTCTACCATCAGCGGCGAGGCGTTTGACACCTATGTACGCGCGTATCAGGCGCCGGGTGCCGTACGGGGCGCTATGGCTGACTATCGCGCCAACGCAGAGGATGTGGCACAGGATCTGGCAGACGCTGACGTGAAAATTACCTGCCCGGTGATGTCGCTGTGGGGCAATGATTTTCACGCAGTGGGTAAGCTCTTCGATATGCAAAGCGTCTGGGCCGAAATGGCGGATAACCTGCGGGCATATGGTATTGATGAGTGCGGCCATCTGCCGCAGGAGGAGCAGCCAGAGAAAGTGAACGCGCTGCTGCTGGATTTCCTGGGGGGGTGGAAAGGTTAA
- a CDS encoding MalY/PatB family protein has translation MFDFSTVVDRHGTWCTQWDYVADRFGTADLLPFTISDMDFATAPCIIEALHQRIDHGVFGYSRWKNDEFLAAVSHWFRQRFNSRIDTETVVYGPSVIYMVSELIRLWSMPGDGVVVHTPAYDAFYKAIEGNARHVVPVAMEKQATGWQGNMAALEAALAKPENKILLLCSPQNPTGKVWTREELTHMAELCARYNVAVISDEIHMDMVWGDHRHTPWNTVARGKWALLTSGSKSFNIPALTGSYGLIGDEESRNAYLGALKGRDGLSSPSVLALTAHIAAYQQGEPWLAALREYLEENLKFIAREMNSAFPTLNWTPPEATYLAWIDLRPLNIDDRALQKVLIEQQKVAIMPGYTYGNEGNGFIRLNAGCPHSKLEQGVQRLIAGINTLL, from the coding sequence ATGTTTGATTTCTCGACCGTTGTCGATCGCCACGGCACCTGGTGTACACAGTGGGATTATGTTGCTGACCGTTTTGGTACCGCCGACCTGCTGCCCTTTACGATCTCGGATATGGATTTCGCCACCGCCCCCTGCATTATCGAGGCACTACATCAACGTATTGATCATGGCGTGTTTGGCTACAGCCGCTGGAAAAACGATGAGTTCCTGGCCGCAGTGTCGCACTGGTTCCGGCAACGTTTTAACAGCCGGATTGATACTGAAACCGTCGTTTATGGCCCTTCCGTTATCTACATGGTCTCTGAACTGATTCGCCTGTGGTCGATGCCGGGAGACGGTGTGGTGGTGCATACCCCGGCTTACGACGCGTTTTATAAAGCCATTGAAGGCAATGCGCGTCACGTGGTGCCGGTTGCCATGGAAAAACAGGCGACGGGATGGCAGGGAAATATGGCCGCGCTTGAGGCCGCCCTGGCGAAACCGGAAAACAAAATACTGCTGCTGTGCAGCCCGCAAAACCCGACCGGTAAGGTCTGGACGCGGGAGGAGCTGACGCACATGGCCGAGCTGTGCGCGCGTTATAACGTGGCGGTGATCAGCGATGAAATTCATATGGACATGGTCTGGGGAGATCATCGCCACACGCCATGGAATACGGTGGCTCGCGGCAAATGGGCGCTTCTGACCTCGGGCTCGAAGAGCTTTAACATCCCGGCGCTTACCGGCTCATATGGGTTGATAGGCGATGAAGAGAGCCGCAATGCGTATCTGGGCGCGCTAAAAGGCCGTGATGGTCTTTCCTCCCCCTCCGTGCTGGCACTGACGGCCCATATTGCCGCCTATCAGCAGGGTGAGCCATGGCTTGCCGCGCTGCGCGAGTATCTGGAAGAGAACCTGAAATTTATCGCACGTGAAATGAACAGCGCTTTTCCGACACTCAACTGGACGCCTCCCGAGGCGACCTATCTCGCCTGGATTGACCTGCGCCCGCTAAACATTGACGATCGCGCCCTGCAAAAGGTGCTGATTGAGCAACAGAAAGTCGCCATTATGCCGGGATATACCTACGGAAACGAAGGCAATGGTTTCATCCGCCTGAATGCTGGCTGCCCGCACAGCAAGCTGGAACAAGGGGTCCAGCGGCTGATTGCGGGTATCAACACGCTCCTGTAG
- a CDS encoding YdgA family protein, translating to MKKSVVAVGVIVALGVVWTGASWFTGKQLESRLAEMVAQANSQIKRGAPEAGVELSYQNYERGVFTSHMQLVVKPVAGNENGWLKPGQTVVLDEVVSHGPFPLAQLKSFNLIPSMASVHTVLVNNDLTKPLFDLAKNESPFAVDTRISYAGDTSSNIALKALNYEKENEKVTFSGGNFTVDADREGNVLSLTGEAQSGLVNAVNEYDQKVQITFNNLKADGNSRMTDFKERIGDQKLSIDKIAIAIEGKEMAVLEGMDVDGKSDVSKDGKSINTQLDYTLKSLKVQNQDLGTGKLSLKIGNIDGQAWHEFSQKYSKESQALLTDAALQQNPEVYQQQAMAVLFNNLPILLKGEPVITVAPLSWKNSKGETSFNLSLFLKDPATATGEPQTLAQEVDRSVKSLDSKLTIPMDMATEFMTQIAKLEGYGDDDAGKLANQQVKGLAAMGQMFRITKVDDNTISTSLQYANGQVTLNGDKMPLEDFVGMFGMPALGMPEPAEPAAPAEPAAPQQ from the coding sequence ATGAAAAAATCGGTCGTAGCGGTAGGCGTGATTGTAGCGTTAGGCGTAGTCTGGACGGGAGCATCCTGGTTTACTGGGAAGCAGCTGGAGAGCCGTCTGGCTGAGATGGTGGCACAGGCTAACAGCCAAATTAAGCGTGGCGCACCGGAAGCGGGTGTAGAGCTGAGCTATCAGAATTATGAGCGCGGGGTATTCACCAGCCATATGCAGCTTGTGGTGAAGCCCGTTGCCGGAAATGAAAATGGCTGGCTGAAGCCGGGCCAGACGGTGGTGCTGGATGAGGTGGTGAGTCACGGACCGTTCCCGCTGGCGCAGCTGAAGTCCTTTAACCTGATCCCATCAATGGCGTCCGTTCACACCGTGCTGGTGAATAACGACTTAACTAAACCGCTGTTCGATCTGGCAAAAAATGAATCACCTTTCGCGGTGGATACCCGCATCAGCTATGCCGGTGACACCAGCTCGAATATCGCGCTGAAGGCGCTGAACTACGAGAAAGAGAACGAGAAAGTCACCTTCAGCGGTGGCAACTTCACCGTAGATGCTGACCGCGAAGGGAACGTGCTCTCCCTGACAGGGGAAGCGCAAAGCGGTCTGGTCAACGCCGTTAACGAATACGATCAGAAGGTACAGATTACCTTCAACAATTTGAAAGCGGACGGCAACAGCCGCATGACCGACTTCAAAGAGCGTATCGGCGATCAGAAACTCTCGATTGATAAGATTGCCATTGCGATTGAAGGTAAAGAGATGGCCGTGCTGGAAGGCATGGACGTTGATGGTAAATCGGATGTCTCCAAAGACGGTAAGAGTATCAACACTCAGCTGGATTACACCCTGAAGAGCCTGAAAGTGCAGAATCAGGATTTGGGTACCGGCAAGCTTTCGCTGAAGATCGGCAATATTGACGGTCAGGCATGGCATGAATTCAGCCAGAAATACAGCAAAGAGAGCCAGGCGCTGCTGACCGATGCCGCCCTGCAGCAGAACCCGGAAGTGTATCAGCAGCAGGCGATGGCCGTGCTGTTCAACAACCTGCCTATCCTGCTCAAAGGTGAACCGGTGATCACCGTCGCTCCGCTGAGCTGGAAAAACAGTAAAGGCGAAACCAGCTTTAACCTGTCGCTGTTCCTGAAAGATCCGGCAACGGCAACGGGCGAACCGCAAACGCTGGCCCAGGAAGTGGATCGCAGCGTGAAGTCTCTGGACAGCAAGCTGACGATCCCAATGGATATGGCGACCGAGTTTATGACTCAGATTGCGAAGCTTGAAGGGTACGGCGATGACGATGCCGGCAAGCTGGCAAACCAGCAGGTGAAAGGCCTGGCGGCGATGGGCCAGATGTTCCGTATCACGAAGGTGGACGACAATACGATTTCCACCAGCCTGCAGTATGCCAACGGCCAGGTGACGCTCAACGGTGACAAAATGCCACTGGAGGACTTTGTCGGCATGTTTGGTATGCCTGCCCTGGGCATGCCGGAACCGGCTGAACCGGCAGCGCCAGCCGAACCTGCGGCGCCGCAGCAGTAA
- the malX gene encoding maltose/glucose-specific PTS transporter subunit IIBC, which yields MTAKTAQKISLWEFFQQLGKTFMLPVALLSFCGIMLGIGSSLSSKDVITLIPFLGTPVLQAIFIWMSKVGSFAFSFLPVMFCIAIPLGLARENKGVAAFAGFVGYAVMNLAVNFWLTAKGILPTTDAAVLKANNIQSVIGIQSIDTGILGAVIAGVIIWMLHERFHNIRLPDALAFFGGTRFVPIITLVVMGLFGLIIPLIWPVFALGINGIGRIINGAGDFGPMIFGTGERLLLPFGLQHILVALIRFTEAGGTMEVCGHDVSGALTIFQAQLSCPTTHGFSESATRFLSQGKMPAFLGGLPGAALAMYHCARPENRHKIKGLLISGVIACVVGGTTEPIEFLFLFVAPVLYLIHAVLTGLGFTVMAVLGVTIGNTDGNVIDFVVFGILHGLSTKWYLVPVVAAIWFVVYYGIFRFAITRFNLKTPGRDAETATSVEQAVAGTVGKSGYNTPAILAALGGADNITSLDNCITRLRLSVADMSKVDTNALKANRAIGVVQLNQHNLQVVIGPQVQSVKDELATLMRTVEA from the coding sequence ATGACGGCGAAAACAGCACAAAAAATATCGCTGTGGGAGTTTTTCCAGCAACTGGGTAAAACCTTTATGCTGCCCGTGGCGCTTCTCTCGTTCTGCGGGATCATGCTCGGGATCGGCAGCTCGCTCAGCAGTAAGGACGTCATCACGCTGATCCCGTTCCTCGGGACCCCTGTGCTGCAGGCGATCTTTATCTGGATGAGTAAGGTCGGCTCCTTTGCCTTCAGTTTCCTGCCCGTGATGTTCTGTATCGCCATCCCGCTGGGCCTGGCGCGTGAGAACAAAGGCGTGGCGGCGTTCGCCGGTTTTGTAGGCTACGCGGTGATGAACCTCGCGGTGAACTTCTGGCTGACCGCCAAAGGTATTCTGCCCACGACCGATGCTGCGGTGCTGAAAGCCAATAACATTCAGAGCGTGATTGGCATTCAGTCCATCGACACCGGGATCCTCGGCGCGGTGATCGCGGGGGTCATTATCTGGATGCTGCACGAGCGTTTCCACAATATCCGCCTCCCCGATGCACTGGCATTTTTCGGCGGCACCCGCTTTGTGCCGATTATCACCCTCGTGGTCATGGGGCTGTTTGGTTTGATCATCCCGCTGATCTGGCCGGTCTTTGCGCTCGGTATCAACGGCATTGGCCGTATCATTAACGGCGCGGGCGATTTTGGCCCGATGATCTTCGGTACTGGCGAACGTCTGCTGCTGCCGTTTGGCCTGCAGCATATTCTGGTGGCGCTGATTCGCTTCACCGAAGCAGGCGGTACCATGGAAGTGTGTGGCCATGATGTGAGCGGCGCGCTGACCATCTTCCAGGCGCAGCTGAGCTGCCCAACCACTCATGGCTTCTCTGAGAGTGCGACCCGCTTCCTGTCACAGGGCAAAATGCCAGCCTTCCTCGGCGGTCTGCCCGGCGCGGCGCTGGCGATGTACCACTGCGCCCGCCCGGAAAACCGTCATAAAATCAAAGGACTGCTGATTTCCGGGGTGATCGCCTGCGTGGTCGGCGGTACGACTGAGCCCATCGAATTCCTGTTCCTGTTTGTCGCGCCCGTGCTGTATCTCATCCACGCTGTGCTGACCGGTCTGGGCTTTACCGTGATGGCGGTGCTGGGCGTCACCATCGGCAACACTGACGGCAACGTGATTGATTTCGTGGTGTTCGGCATCCTGCACGGTTTGTCCACCAAGTGGTATCTGGTGCCGGTCGTGGCGGCAATCTGGTTCGTGGTGTACTACGGGATCTTCCGCTTCGCCATCACCCGTTTTAACCTGAAAACGCCAGGCCGCGATGCCGAAACCGCCACCAGCGTTGAACAGGCGGTTGCCGGTACCGTGGGCAAGTCGGGCTATAACACCCCCGCAATTCTGGCGGCGCTGGGCGGTGCGGATAATATTACCTCTCTGGATAACTGCATTACCCGTCTGCGCCTGTCGGTGGCGGATATGTCGAAAGTGGATACCAACGCCCTGAAAGCCAACCGGGCAATCGGCGTGGTACAGTTGAATCAACACAATTTGCAGGTGGTTATCGGCCCGCAGGTGCAGTCGGTCAAAGATGAACTGGCCACCCTGATGCGCACAGTCGAAGCCTGA
- a CDS encoding Mal regulon transcriptional regulator MalI → MAVAKKITINDVALAAGVSVSTVSLVLSGKGRISPATGQRVNEAVEQLGFVRNRQASALRGGQSGVIGLIVRDLTSPFYAELTAGLTEALEAQGRMVFLLHGGREADQLLSRLDMLLTQGVDGVIVAGASGVSSELCERAAAKGVPLVFASRASYLDEADTLRPDNMQAAQMLTEHLIRRGHQRIAWLGGKSSSLTRAERVGGYCATLIKYGLPFHSEWVVECESSQKKAAEAIGALLRSSPTISAVICYNDVIAMGAWFGLIRAGRQSGEGGVETFFDHQVALGAFADVGENALDDLPIVWATTPAREMGYTLADRIMQRIENAEVQAGHQIVAARLVTVK, encoded by the coding sequence ATGGCTGTAGCGAAAAAGATCACCATCAACGATGTTGCCCTTGCGGCTGGCGTTTCCGTCAGCACCGTTTCACTGGTCCTTAGCGGGAAAGGACGCATCTCTCCTGCGACCGGTCAGCGTGTCAACGAGGCGGTTGAACAACTGGGTTTTGTGCGTAACCGCCAGGCATCGGCCCTGCGCGGCGGGCAAAGCGGGGTGATTGGCTTGATTGTTCGTGACCTGACGTCCCCCTTTTACGCCGAACTGACCGCCGGGTTAACCGAAGCGCTGGAGGCGCAGGGACGCATGGTGTTTCTGCTCCACGGTGGGCGCGAGGCGGACCAGCTTCTTTCCCGGCTCGACATGCTGCTCACCCAGGGCGTCGATGGGGTGATTGTTGCCGGAGCGTCGGGCGTCAGCAGTGAATTGTGCGAACGTGCGGCCGCAAAAGGTGTGCCGCTGGTCTTTGCGTCGCGTGCCAGTTATCTGGATGAAGCCGATACCCTGAGACCAGACAACATGCAGGCGGCACAAATGTTGACCGAACATCTTATTCGTCGCGGTCATCAGCGGATTGCCTGGCTCGGCGGTAAAAGCTCGTCGTTGACCCGCGCCGAACGGGTGGGCGGTTATTGCGCGACGCTGATCAAGTACGGTTTACCGTTCCACAGCGAGTGGGTGGTGGAGTGTGAATCCAGTCAGAAAAAAGCCGCAGAAGCGATCGGTGCGCTGCTACGCAGCAGTCCGACGATAAGCGCCGTGATTTGCTATAACGATGTGATTGCGATGGGGGCCTGGTTTGGTCTGATCCGCGCCGGCCGTCAGAGCGGCGAGGGCGGGGTTGAAACTTTCTTCGACCATCAGGTGGCGTTAGGGGCATTTGCCGACGTTGGCGAGAACGCGCTGGACGATCTGCCCATTGTCTGGGCCACGACCCCTGCGCGGGAGATGGGTTACACGCTGGCGGACAGGATCATGCAGCGCATTGAGAACGCCGAGGTGCAGGCCGGGCACCAGATTGTGGCGGCGCGGTTAGTGACGGTGAAATAA
- the manA gene encoding mannose-6-phosphate isomerase yields the protein MQKLINSVQNYAWGSKTALTELYGIANPDNLPMAELWMGAHPKSSSKVEDASGQVRALRDVIDADKATLLGNSVASRFGELPFLFKVLCADQPLSIQVHPNKKASEIGFAKENAAGIPLDAAERNYKDPNHKPELVFALTPFLAMNAFREFSEIISLLQPVAGAHNAIAHFLATPNAESLSQLFASLLNMQGDEKSHALAVLKAALNDQQGEPWDTIRLISAFYPDDSGLFSPLLLNVVKLNPGEAMFLFAETPHAYLQGVALEVMANSDNVLRAGLTPKYIDIPELVANVKFVAKPAAELLTQPVKNGAELDFPIPVDDFAFSLHDLSQTETTIAQESAAILFCVEGEATLHKGEQRLVLKPGESAFVPANESPVSVSGTGRLARVFNKL from the coding sequence ATGCAAAAACTCATCAACTCAGTGCAAAACTACGCCTGGGGAAGTAAAACTGCGTTAACGGAACTCTACGGTATCGCGAACCCGGACAACCTGCCAATGGCAGAACTGTGGATGGGCGCCCACCCGAAGAGCAGCTCAAAAGTTGAAGATGCCAGCGGCCAGGTGCGCGCGCTGCGCGACGTCATTGATGCCGATAAAGCCACGCTGCTGGGCAACAGCGTGGCCAGCCGTTTTGGCGAGCTGCCGTTCCTGTTTAAGGTGCTGTGTGCCGATCAACCTCTCTCCATCCAGGTTCACCCGAACAAGAAAGCCTCTGAAATTGGCTTTGCAAAAGAGAATGCGGCCGGTATCCCGTTAGATGCCGCCGAGCGTAACTATAAAGATCCGAACCACAAGCCGGAGCTGGTCTTTGCGCTGACCCCTTTCCTGGCGATGAACGCGTTCCGCGAGTTCTCCGAGATCATCTCGCTGTTGCAGCCGGTCGCAGGAGCGCATAACGCTATCGCGCATTTCCTGGCAACCCCGAACGCGGAAAGCCTGAGCCAGCTGTTCGCCAGCCTGCTCAACATGCAGGGCGACGAGAAATCCCACGCCCTGGCGGTGCTGAAAGCGGCGCTGAACGACCAGCAGGGCGAACCATGGGACACCATCCGACTGATTTCTGCGTTTTACCCGGACGACAGCGGCCTGTTCTCCCCGCTGCTGCTGAACGTGGTGAAGCTCAACCCTGGCGAAGCCATGTTCCTGTTCGCGGAAACCCCGCACGCCTACCTGCAGGGTGTGGCGCTGGAGGTAATGGCCAACTCCGACAACGTGCTGCGCGCGGGTCTGACGCCGAAATATATCGACATTCCTGAACTGGTGGCTAACGTGAAGTTCGTGGCGAAACCGGCTGCCGAGCTGCTTACTCAGCCCGTCAAAAATGGCGCAGAGCTGGACTTCCCTATTCCGGTTGACGATTTTGCTTTCTCCCTGCACGACCTCAGCCAGACCGAAACGACCATCGCGCAGGAGAGCGCGGCGATCCTGTTCTGCGTTGAGGGCGAAGCGACGCTGCATAAAGGCGAACAGCGTCTGGTGCTTAAGCCCGGGGAGTCAGCATTCGTTCCTGCTAATGAGTCCCCGGTCAGCGTAAGCGGTACCGGTCGCCTGGCGCGCGTATTTAATAAGCTATAG
- the add gene encoding adenosine deaminase → MIDTRLPLTDIHRHLDGNIRAQTILDLGRQYNLTLPAQSLETLIPHVQVTSNEPDLVSFLSKLDWGVKMLATLDACRRVAFENIEDAARNGLHYVELRFSPGYMAMTHSLPVAGVVEAVIEGVREGCKTFDVQARLIGIMSRTFGEAACLQELEALLAHRDAITAVDLAGDELGFPGSLFLSHFNRARDAGWHVTVHAGEAAGPESIWQAIRELGAERIGHGVKAVEDRALMDFLAEQRIGIESCLTSNIQTSTVSALDKHPLKTFLEHGVLASLNTDDPAVQGVDIIHEYTVAAPQAGLSREQIRQAQMNGLEMAFLTPEEKQALRDKVANA, encoded by the coding sequence ATGATTGATACACGCCTGCCTTTAACAGATATTCATCGTCACCTTGACGGTAACATTCGTGCCCAAACCATCCTCGATCTTGGCCGCCAGTATAATTTAACGCTTCCTGCTCAATCGCTTGAAACCCTGATCCCGCACGTTCAGGTCACCTCTAATGAACCGGACCTGGTCAGTTTTTTGAGCAAACTCGACTGGGGTGTAAAGATGCTGGCCACGCTGGATGCCTGTCGCCGTGTCGCCTTTGAGAACATCGAAGATGCCGCCCGTAATGGCCTGCATTATGTCGAACTGCGCTTCTCGCCAGGCTATATGGCGATGACCCACAGTCTGCCGGTTGCAGGCGTGGTTGAAGCTGTGATTGAAGGTGTCCGTGAAGGGTGTAAAACCTTCGATGTGCAGGCCCGTCTGATTGGCATCATGAGCCGTACCTTCGGCGAAGCGGCCTGTCTGCAGGAGCTGGAAGCGCTGCTGGCGCATCGTGACGCAATCACCGCAGTCGACCTGGCCGGGGATGAACTGGGCTTCCCGGGCAGCCTGTTCCTCTCTCATTTCAACCGCGCACGTGATGCTGGCTGGCATGTTACCGTTCATGCGGGTGAAGCGGCGGGTCCGGAAAGCATCTGGCAGGCCATCCGTGAACTGGGTGCCGAGCGTATCGGCCACGGTGTGAAAGCGGTGGAAGATCGCGCCCTGATGGATTTCCTCGCTGAGCAACGTATCGGCATTGAATCCTGTCTGACGTCAAATATTCAGACCAGCACCGTGTCCGCACTGGATAAGCATCCGCTGAAAACCTTCCTCGAACACGGCGTGCTGGCCTCGCTGAACACGGACGATCCGGCGGTACAGGGCGTGGACATAATCCACGAGTATACGGTCGCTGCACCACAGGCGGGCCTGAGCCGCGAGCAGATCCGACAGGCGCAGATGAATGGGCTGGAGATGGCGTTCCTCACGCCGGAAGAGAAGCAGGCGCTTCGGGATAAGGTGGCAAACGCGTAA
- a CDS encoding MBL fold metallo-hydrolase: protein MKKLKAVLALSSLFFAGTTWADVPAQIKQQVPGYYRVAVGEYEVTALFDGYNDLSPTLLQGLSPDAVRKLLAQQKIDAERMPTAFNAFLVNTGKHLVMIDSGGGHCVAETAGQLIGNMNASGYRPEQVDTIFLTHLHLDHVCGLSDADGNALFPNATVYVPQGEADYWLDPAKEASAPANAKAYFAIARRALASYKARGHLKTFVPPASPIPEVQTAYAIGHTPGSTVYRFASQGTAINFIGDLIHVPAVQFPHPDVSIRFDVDSKKAISSRAKEFNALAKDGEWMAAAHLPFPGIGHITAWQQGYRWNPVNYGPYQRAANVPLLK from the coding sequence ATGAAAAAGTTGAAAGCGGTGCTGGCGTTAAGCAGCCTGTTCTTTGCAGGCACAACGTGGGCCGATGTACCCGCGCAGATAAAACAGCAGGTTCCCGGCTATTATCGCGTGGCCGTAGGGGAGTACGAGGTGACGGCGCTGTTCGACGGCTATAACGACCTTTCGCCTACGCTGTTACAAGGCCTTTCACCCGACGCGGTTCGCAAGCTGCTGGCACAACAAAAAATCGATGCCGAACGCATGCCTACCGCCTTCAACGCCTTTCTGGTGAATACCGGTAAACACCTGGTCATGATTGACAGCGGGGGTGGCCACTGCGTGGCGGAAACGGCCGGCCAGCTCATCGGCAATATGAACGCATCTGGATATCGCCCTGAGCAGGTCGATACGATTTTCCTGACTCACCTTCATCTGGATCATGTGTGTGGCCTCAGCGATGCAGACGGGAACGCGTTGTTCCCCAATGCCACCGTTTATGTGCCGCAGGGGGAGGCCGATTACTGGCTCGATCCGGCTAAAGAAGCGAGCGCGCCAGCGAATGCGAAAGCGTATTTCGCTATCGCCAGGCGTGCGCTGGCATCGTATAAAGCCAGAGGACATCTCAAAACCTTTGTTCCGCCCGCTTCGCCCATTCCTGAAGTCCAGACGGCCTATGCCATTGGCCATACGCCCGGCAGCACCGTTTACCGTTTTGCTTCACAGGGAACGGCCATTAACTTCATTGGGGACCTGATCCATGTGCCTGCCGTCCAGTTCCCGCATCCTGACGTGTCTATTCGTTTCGACGTCGATTCGAAAAAAGCCATCTCATCCCGCGCGAAGGAATTTAACGCGCTGGCAAAAGACGGCGAGTGGATGGCTGCGGCGCATCTGCCTTTTCCCGGTATTGGGCATATCACCGCCTGGCAGCAGGGCTATCGCTGGAACCCGGTTAATTACGGTCCTTATCAACGTGCGGCTAACGTGCCTCTGCTGAAATAA
- a CDS encoding LysR family transcriptional regulator, protein MKLEDIEVFVEAVKAGSLAGAARRLSMSAMAASRALTHLEAELGVRLVHRTTRSLSPTSDGEIFLPHAQALLEDKSNALADLFPDGTHLSGRLRITASAGFGRKIVAPMLTRFMQQHPALQVDLLATDEQVDIVGKGIDVALRIAPLRDNRLVAHRLCHNPRDLCASAEYLAINGYPKSFNDLAAHSCLTTSDTVHWSFEQGEQRYKQRVTGRFSANSVEAIFEACLGGMGIANLSRWYVEPAFREGKLVRIVLEDAQPESLAVWAVYPTSRLIPAKVRKFVEALEAELLRNPLTQQT, encoded by the coding sequence ATGAAACTGGAAGATATTGAAGTGTTTGTAGAAGCCGTCAAGGCGGGTAGCCTCGCCGGCGCCGCGCGTCGGCTCTCGATGAGCGCGATGGCAGCTTCACGCGCCCTGACGCATCTCGAAGCGGAGCTGGGGGTTCGGCTGGTACATCGGACCACGCGTTCTCTCTCGCCCACCAGCGACGGGGAGATTTTTCTCCCTCACGCGCAGGCGCTACTGGAAGATAAAAGCAACGCGCTTGCCGACCTGTTTCCCGACGGGACGCACCTTTCAGGACGCCTGCGCATTACCGCCTCAGCGGGATTTGGCCGAAAGATCGTGGCTCCCATGCTGACCCGGTTCATGCAGCAACATCCCGCCCTGCAGGTCGATTTACTCGCGACCGACGAACAGGTTGATATTGTCGGCAAAGGCATTGACGTGGCGTTACGCATTGCGCCGCTGCGCGATAACCGGCTGGTTGCCCATCGCCTGTGCCATAACCCTCGCGACCTCTGCGCCAGCGCGGAGTATCTGGCTATAAACGGTTATCCCAAATCGTTTAACGATCTGGCGGCACACAGTTGTCTGACCACATCTGACACGGTTCACTGGTCATTCGAACAGGGTGAACAGCGCTACAAACAGAGGGTAACGGGCCGATTCTCCGCGAACTCTGTTGAGGCCATTTTCGAAGCCTGCCTCGGCGGGATGGGCATCGCTAATTTGTCTCGCTGGTACGTCGAACCGGCGTTCAGAGAGGGTAAACTTGTACGCATCGTCCTGGAGGATGCCCAGCCGGAATCGCTGGCAGTCTGGGCGGTTTACCCAACCTCGCGCCTGATCCCGGCAAAAGTACGAAAGTTTGTGGAAGCCCTGGAGGCCGAGCTGCTGCGTAATCCGCTTACGCAACAGACCTGA